CAGCTTGTTTAGCCACCACATTCGCCTCATCAAATAAAAGTCGGCGTGATAACTCATCAATAGCACTAACCTTGACTGATAGACCAATTTCAGCTTCTTTTTTTACCGACAATGCTTGAGATAAAGCTTTGTTTGCAACAGTTTCAGCGCTGATCTTAGCAGTAACATCTGCTTGAGCATGTGTAATTTCAGGATGATGATCTACAGGATTAAATGGGGTTGTGTGGCCTGAACCATTACCACCATTACCACCATTGTATTTATCATCAACAGGCTCTTTAGTCCACCCATTGACAACGGTAATAACCGATTCACCTTTTTCATTCTTATGGACAGGCTTTTCTGGATGATTACTCATACTCCATCGCTCACCTTTATCCCGTCCAGAACTATTCCCACCACGCCCCGACGATGAGTTACTACCACCAGAGTTAGAGTTACTCATACCTGGATTACGACCGCCACCAAATGCATTTGCATGGGCGTTATCGCCACCGTTTCCGCTACCACCACTCATAAAAATTTCCTCTTTGACAAATAAAAATCAGATAACTCAAATACTGTATATAAACACATGTGTTTATATACAGTTCTGATGCTATTCCTGTGATGATTAGGTGTCAACACTATTAATTTGATTGCGATCAAAAACTCAGCGATAGGGCTCTACATGGCAATCATTGAGGTGACATGATTACCAAGCTTATTTGTGATGGGAGCTCGGTGACTCCTGTCATGTTGAAGACTGATTAGTGGGAGTTACATATCCACGTAATCCCTAAAAACATAGCCTCTGGAGATCCCCGTTCATGAGAAGACATACACGCGCCCTGTACCTCACATTACTGTTCTCAGCCATAACACTCACCGCCTGCACACAGCATCAAACCAGCGTAGAACGTCATACCCGGCATTATGTATATGCTTCTGATGACGGCTTTGACCCAAACTTTTACGTTCTTAAAACAGACAAAACCAAGATGCTAATCCCCTTTTTTCAACAGTTCTGGGATATGGGGGCAAAGGATAAGGCGGCAGGTATATCACCAGAAGAAGCCAAACAACGTGTTAAGCAGTTTCAAAGCGAAGAATTTCTAAACTCATTAAAGAGAACAACCCTGTTCGCTGGCAGAGAGTATGCGGATAATGACCCCATCTCACCGAAAGAAGCCAAAATATTTACCGATACGATTTCAAAGGTTTACTTTGATGGTTATGAGGGTAGGAAGTGATATACAAAAGCCCGCAGGTGCGGGCTTTTCTCGTCTGTGATCTATCGTAGCAACCATTATCACTAGCTTGCTATCCATTAACTCAGTATTCGATCATCTCTATTTACCATAACGTCTGTATTGTACGTACCGCTGAAACGCATTCATCGCGATCACGGCAGCAGACAGGTAAAAATGGCAACAAACCACCCGAAAAACTGCCGCGATCGCGCCTGATAAATTTTAACCGCATGAATACCTATGCAACCAGATGGTACAGGCCACATTAACCCGTCTTAATCCACTGAACCTGCCATTTTTCATGGTTTCACCACCCCAGCGAAGGGCCATCCAGCGTGCGTTCCTGTATTTCCGGCTGACGCTCCAGTTCCAGGGATAACGCATGTTCGCGCTCCTGGATCAGCCGTTCCTCTCTTATCTCCAGTTCTCGCTGTATAACTGGCTCAAGCGTTCTGTCTGCTCGCTCAAGTGCTGCACCTGCTGACTCAACTGCATGACCCGCTCGTTCAGCATCGCGTTGTCCCGTTGCGTAAGCGAAAACATTTTCTGCAATTCCACGAAGGCGCTCTCCCATTCGTTCAGCCGCTGCATATAGTCCTGTTGCAGTTGCTCTAATGCGTTCAGCAAATGTCTTTCCAGCTCTGTCACTCTGTGTCACTCCTTCAGATGCACCCATTCCTTCCCCTGAAAGGAAATCACCTCTGCTGATTTTCCGTACGGAAGTACCAGAAATTTCCTGTTCCCGTCCTGCACAAACTCCACGCCCCATGTCTTCGCGTTCAGTTTCTGCAATGTCTCTTCCTGTACCCTGATTTCTTCCAGGTTCGTCTGTATCCTCCCGCCGAGATACCAGAGCGTCCCGCCACTCGCGGTAAACAGGAGAAAGACTATCCCCAGCAACCTCATGCCCGAACTCCCTGCCAGCTTTAACATGTCCTTCCGGTGCTGCATCATCGCCTCTTTCACCCCTTCCCGGTGTTTTTTCAGCGATTCCGCCGTCGAGGCTGTGAACAGGGCTATAGCGTCTCTGATTTTCGTCTCGTTTAATGTCACAGCCTCGCTGACAGATTCGCCGAGCTTCCTGAACTCGTCGTTCAGCATTTTCTCTGTAGAGTCGGCTCTCTCTTTCAGCTTTCTCTCGAACTCCGCGCCCGTCTGTAAAAGATTGCTCATAAAACGCTCCTTTCAGTCTGATATTCCTCCCGCCGTTCGGATCCGCAATGCTGATACTGCTTCGCGTCACCCTGACCACTTCAAGCCCCGCCTCTGTGAGCGCCTGAATCACATCCTGACGGCCTTTTATTTCTCCGGCATGGTAAAGTGCGTCTATCCCACGAGTAACGCCCTCAGCAAGCGTCTGTTTCGTTTCCGGCAGGTTATCAGGAAGGGTCAGCGTCCGGCGGTTCTCCGGGGCGTTGGGGTCATGCAGCCCGTAGTGGTGATTCACCAGCGTCTGCCAGGCATCAATTCTCGGCCTGTCTGCGCGGTCGTAGTACGGCTGGAGGCGTTTTCCGGTCTGTAGCTCCATGTTCGGAATGACAAAATTCAGCTCAAGCCGTCCCTTGTCCTGGTGCTCCACCCACAGAATGCTGTACTGATTTTTTTCGAGACCGGGCATCAGTACACGCTCAAAACTCGCCATCACTTTTTCACGTCCCCCCGGCGGCA
This Edwardsiella tarda ATCC 15947 = NBRC 105688 DNA region includes the following protein-coding sequences:
- a CDS encoding Exc2 family lipoprotein, with the protein product MRRHTRALYLTLLFSAITLTACTQHQTSVERHTRHYVYASDDGFDPNFYVLKTDKTKMLIPFFQQFWDMGAKDKAAGISPEEAKQRVKQFQSEEFLNSLKRTTLFAGREYADNDPISPKEAKIFTDTISKVYFDGYEGRK